From Symphalangus syndactylus isolate Jambi chromosome X, NHGRI_mSymSyn1-v2.1_pri, whole genome shotgun sequence, the proteins below share one genomic window:
- the MAGED1 gene encoding melanoma-associated antigen D1 isoform X1 has product MAQKMDCGAGLLGFQSPDACRAVCHPLPQPPASTLPLSAFPTLCDPPYSQLRDPPAVLSCYCTPLGASPAPAEASVEDSALLMQTLMEAIQISEAPPTNQATAAASPQSSQPPTANEMADIQVSAAAARPKSAFKVQNATTKGPNGVYDFSQAHNAKDVPNTQPKAAFKSQNATPKGPNAAYDFSQAATTGELAANKSEMAFKAQNATTKVGPNATYNFSQSLNANDLANSRPKTPFKAWNDTTKAPAADTQTQNVNQAKMATSQADIETDPGISEPDGATAQTSADGSQAQNLESRTIIRGKRTRKINNLNVEENSSGDQRRAPLAAGTWRSAPVPVTTQNPPGAPPNVLWQTPLAWQNPSGWQNQTARQTPPARQSPPARQTPPAWQNPVAWQNPVIWPNPVIWQNPVIWPNPIVWPGPVVWPNPLAWQNPPGWQTPPGWQTPPGWQGPPDWQGPPDWPLPPDWPLPPDWPLPTDWPLPPDWIPADWPIPPDWQNLRPSPNLRPSPNSRASQNPGAAQPRDVALLQERANKLVKYLMLKDYTKVPIKRSEMLRDIIREYTDVYPEIIERACFVLEKKFGIQLKEIDKEEHLYILISTPESLAGILGTTKDTPKLGLLLVILGVIFMNGNRASEAVLWEALRKMGLRPGVRHPLLGDLRKLLTYEFVKQKYLDYRRVPNSNPPEYEFLWGLRSYHETSKMKVLRFIAEVQKRDPRDWTAQFMEAADEALDALDAAAAEAEARAEARTRMGIGDEAVSGPWSWDDIEFELLTWDEEGDFGDPWSRIPFTFWARYHQNARSRFPQTFAGPIIGPGGTASANFAANFGAIGFFWVE; this is encoded by the exons ATGGCTCAGAAAATGGACTGTGGTGCGGGCCTCCTCGGCTTCCAG agtcctGACGCTTGTAGAGCAGTCTgtcaccccctcccccagcctcctgcctccaccctccctctctctgcaTTCCCCACTCTGTGCGACCCCCCTTATTCTCAACTCCGCGATCCGCCTGCCGTCCTGAGCTGCTACTGCACGCCTCTTGGAGCGTCCCCGGCTCCT GCTGAGGCCTCCGTAGAAGACAGCGCCTTGCTTATGCAGACCTTGATGGAGGCCATCCAGATCTCAGAGGCTCCACCTACTAACCAGGCCACCGCAGCTGCTAGTCCCCAGAGTTCACAGCCCCCAACTGCCAATGAGATGGCTGACATTCAGGTTTCAGCAGCTGCTGCTAGGCCTAAGTCAGCCTTTAAAGTCCAGAATGCCACCACAAAAGGCCCAAATGGTGTCTATGATTTCTCTCAGGCTCATAATGCCAAGGATGTGCCCAACACGCAGCCCAAGGCAGCCTTTAAGTCCCAAAATGCTACCCCAAAGGGTCCAAATGCTGCCTATGATTTTTCCCAGGCAGCAACCACTGGTGAGTTAGCTGCTAACAAGTCTGAGATGGCCTTCAAGGCCCAGAATGCCACTACTAAAGTGGGCCCAAATGCCACCTACAATTTCTCTCAGTCTCTCAATGCCAATGACCTGGCCAACAGCAGGCCTAAGACCCCCTTCAAGGCTTGGAATGATACCACTAAGGCCCCAGCAGCTGATACCCAGACCCAGAATGTAAATCAGGCCAAAATGGCCACTTCCCAGGCTGACATAGAGACCGACCCAGGTATCTCTGAACCTGACGGTGCAACTGCACAGACATCAGCAGATGGTTCCCAGGCTCAGAATCTGGAGTCCCGGACAATAATTCGGGGCAAGAGGACCCGCAAG ATTAATAACTTGAATGTTGAAGAGAACAGCAGTGGGGATCAGAGGCGGGCCCCACTGGCTGCAGGAACCTGGAGGTCTGCACCAGTTCCAGTGACCACTCAGAACCCACCTGGCGCACCCCCCAATGTGCTCTGGCAGACGCCATTGGCTTGGCAGAACCCCTCAGGCTGGCAAAACCAGACAGCCAGGCAGACCCCACCAGCACGTCAGAGCCCTCCAGCTAGGCAGACCCCACCAGCCTGGCAGAACCCAGTCGCTTGGCAGAACCCAGTGATTTGGCCAAACCCAGTAATCTGGCAGAACCCAGTGATCTGGCCAAACCCCATTGTCTGGCCCGGCCCTGTTGTCTGGCCGAATCCACTGGCCTGGCAGAATCCACCTGGATGGCAGACCCCACCTGGATGGCAGACCCCACCGGGCTGGCAGGGTCCTCCAGACTGGCAAGGTCCTCCTGACTGGCCACTACCACCCGACTGGCCACTGCCACCCGATTGGCCACTTCCCACTGACTGGCCACTACCACCTGACTGGATCCCCGCTGATTGGCCAATTCCACCTGACTGGCAGAACCTGCGCCCCTCGCCTAACCTGCGCCCTTCCCCCAACTCGCGTGCCTCACAGAACCCGGGTGCTGCACAGCCCCGAGATGTGGCCCTTCTTCAGGAAAGA GCAAATAAGTTGGTCAAGTACTTGATGCTTAAGGACTACACAAAGGTGCCCATCAAGCGCTCAG AAATGCTGAGAGATATCATCCGTGAATACACTGATGTTTATCCAGAAATCATTGAACGTGCATGCTTTGTCCTAGAGAAG AAATTTGGGATTCAGCTGAAAGAAATTGACAAAGAAGAACACCTGTATATTCTCATCAGTACCCCCGAGTCCCTGGCTGGCATACTGGGAAC GACCAAAGACACACCCAAGCTCGGTCTCCTCTTGGTGATTCTGGGTGTCATCTTCATGAATGGCAACCGTGCCAGTGAGG CTGTCCTCTGGGAGGCACTACGCAAGATGGGACTGCGTCCTGG GGTGAGACATCCCCTCCTTGGAGATCTAAGGAAACTTCTCACCTATGAGTTTGTAAAGCAGAA ATACCTGGATTACAGACGAGTGCCCAACAGCAACCCCCCGGAGTATGAGTTCCTCTGGGGCCTCCGTTCCTACCATGAGACTAGCAAgatgaaagtgctgagattcatTGCAGAG GTTCAGAAAAGGGACCCTCGTGACTGGACTGCACAGTTCATGGAGGCTGCAGATGAGGCCTTGGATGCTCTGGATGCTGCTGCAGCTGAGGCTGAAGCCCGGGCTGAAGCAAGAACCCGCATGGGAATTGGAGATGAGGCTGTGTCTGGGCCCTGGAGCTGGGATGACATTGAGTTTGAGCTGCTGACCTGGGATGAGGAAGGAGATTTTGGAGATCCTTGGTCCAGAATTCCATTTACCTTCTGGGCCAGATACCACCAGAATGCCCGCTCCAGATTCCCTCAGACCTTTGCTGGTCCCATTATTGGTCCTGGTGGTACAGCTAGTGCCAACTTCGCTGCCAACTTCGGTGCCATTGGTTTCTTCTGGGTTGAGTGA
- the MAGED1 gene encoding melanoma-associated antigen D1 isoform X2 produces the protein MAQKMDCGAGLLGFQAEASVEDSALLMQTLMEAIQISEAPPTNQATAAASPQSSQPPTANEMADIQVSAAAARPKSAFKVQNATTKGPNGVYDFSQAHNAKDVPNTQPKAAFKSQNATPKGPNAAYDFSQAATTGELAANKSEMAFKAQNATTKVGPNATYNFSQSLNANDLANSRPKTPFKAWNDTTKAPAADTQTQNVNQAKMATSQADIETDPGISEPDGATAQTSADGSQAQNLESRTIIRGKRTRKINNLNVEENSSGDQRRAPLAAGTWRSAPVPVTTQNPPGAPPNVLWQTPLAWQNPSGWQNQTARQTPPARQSPPARQTPPAWQNPVAWQNPVIWPNPVIWQNPVIWPNPIVWPGPVVWPNPLAWQNPPGWQTPPGWQTPPGWQGPPDWQGPPDWPLPPDWPLPPDWPLPTDWPLPPDWIPADWPIPPDWQNLRPSPNLRPSPNSRASQNPGAAQPRDVALLQERANKLVKYLMLKDYTKVPIKRSEMLRDIIREYTDVYPEIIERACFVLEKKFGIQLKEIDKEEHLYILISTPESLAGILGTTKDTPKLGLLLVILGVIFMNGNRASEAVLWEALRKMGLRPGVRHPLLGDLRKLLTYEFVKQKYLDYRRVPNSNPPEYEFLWGLRSYHETSKMKVLRFIAEVQKRDPRDWTAQFMEAADEALDALDAAAAEAEARAEARTRMGIGDEAVSGPWSWDDIEFELLTWDEEGDFGDPWSRIPFTFWARYHQNARSRFPQTFAGPIIGPGGTASANFAANFGAIGFFWVE, from the exons ATGGCTCAGAAAATGGACTGTGGTGCGGGCCTCCTCGGCTTCCAG GCTGAGGCCTCCGTAGAAGACAGCGCCTTGCTTATGCAGACCTTGATGGAGGCCATCCAGATCTCAGAGGCTCCACCTACTAACCAGGCCACCGCAGCTGCTAGTCCCCAGAGTTCACAGCCCCCAACTGCCAATGAGATGGCTGACATTCAGGTTTCAGCAGCTGCTGCTAGGCCTAAGTCAGCCTTTAAAGTCCAGAATGCCACCACAAAAGGCCCAAATGGTGTCTATGATTTCTCTCAGGCTCATAATGCCAAGGATGTGCCCAACACGCAGCCCAAGGCAGCCTTTAAGTCCCAAAATGCTACCCCAAAGGGTCCAAATGCTGCCTATGATTTTTCCCAGGCAGCAACCACTGGTGAGTTAGCTGCTAACAAGTCTGAGATGGCCTTCAAGGCCCAGAATGCCACTACTAAAGTGGGCCCAAATGCCACCTACAATTTCTCTCAGTCTCTCAATGCCAATGACCTGGCCAACAGCAGGCCTAAGACCCCCTTCAAGGCTTGGAATGATACCACTAAGGCCCCAGCAGCTGATACCCAGACCCAGAATGTAAATCAGGCCAAAATGGCCACTTCCCAGGCTGACATAGAGACCGACCCAGGTATCTCTGAACCTGACGGTGCAACTGCACAGACATCAGCAGATGGTTCCCAGGCTCAGAATCTGGAGTCCCGGACAATAATTCGGGGCAAGAGGACCCGCAAG ATTAATAACTTGAATGTTGAAGAGAACAGCAGTGGGGATCAGAGGCGGGCCCCACTGGCTGCAGGAACCTGGAGGTCTGCACCAGTTCCAGTGACCACTCAGAACCCACCTGGCGCACCCCCCAATGTGCTCTGGCAGACGCCATTGGCTTGGCAGAACCCCTCAGGCTGGCAAAACCAGACAGCCAGGCAGACCCCACCAGCACGTCAGAGCCCTCCAGCTAGGCAGACCCCACCAGCCTGGCAGAACCCAGTCGCTTGGCAGAACCCAGTGATTTGGCCAAACCCAGTAATCTGGCAGAACCCAGTGATCTGGCCAAACCCCATTGTCTGGCCCGGCCCTGTTGTCTGGCCGAATCCACTGGCCTGGCAGAATCCACCTGGATGGCAGACCCCACCTGGATGGCAGACCCCACCGGGCTGGCAGGGTCCTCCAGACTGGCAAGGTCCTCCTGACTGGCCACTACCACCCGACTGGCCACTGCCACCCGATTGGCCACTTCCCACTGACTGGCCACTACCACCTGACTGGATCCCCGCTGATTGGCCAATTCCACCTGACTGGCAGAACCTGCGCCCCTCGCCTAACCTGCGCCCTTCCCCCAACTCGCGTGCCTCACAGAACCCGGGTGCTGCACAGCCCCGAGATGTGGCCCTTCTTCAGGAAAGA GCAAATAAGTTGGTCAAGTACTTGATGCTTAAGGACTACACAAAGGTGCCCATCAAGCGCTCAG AAATGCTGAGAGATATCATCCGTGAATACACTGATGTTTATCCAGAAATCATTGAACGTGCATGCTTTGTCCTAGAGAAG AAATTTGGGATTCAGCTGAAAGAAATTGACAAAGAAGAACACCTGTATATTCTCATCAGTACCCCCGAGTCCCTGGCTGGCATACTGGGAAC GACCAAAGACACACCCAAGCTCGGTCTCCTCTTGGTGATTCTGGGTGTCATCTTCATGAATGGCAACCGTGCCAGTGAGG CTGTCCTCTGGGAGGCACTACGCAAGATGGGACTGCGTCCTGG GGTGAGACATCCCCTCCTTGGAGATCTAAGGAAACTTCTCACCTATGAGTTTGTAAAGCAGAA ATACCTGGATTACAGACGAGTGCCCAACAGCAACCCCCCGGAGTATGAGTTCCTCTGGGGCCTCCGTTCCTACCATGAGACTAGCAAgatgaaagtgctgagattcatTGCAGAG GTTCAGAAAAGGGACCCTCGTGACTGGACTGCACAGTTCATGGAGGCTGCAGATGAGGCCTTGGATGCTCTGGATGCTGCTGCAGCTGAGGCTGAAGCCCGGGCTGAAGCAAGAACCCGCATGGGAATTGGAGATGAGGCTGTGTCTGGGCCCTGGAGCTGGGATGACATTGAGTTTGAGCTGCTGACCTGGGATGAGGAAGGAGATTTTGGAGATCCTTGGTCCAGAATTCCATTTACCTTCTGGGCCAGATACCACCAGAATGCCCGCTCCAGATTCCCTCAGACCTTTGCTGGTCCCATTATTGGTCCTGGTGGTACAGCTAGTGCCAACTTCGCTGCCAACTTCGGTGCCATTGGTTTCTTCTGGGTTGAGTGA